The window TTGGAAAACCGCATAAGCCCTAGCTAAACCAGAAATGGTTAAACTATTCCAAGCCACAATCATTTTCGTATCAGTAACCGGAGGAATGCGACCTTGCCAATTACCTGTTTTTGCTTCATGATTATTCTTAGCAGGAGGAAAAGTTTGCATCTCTTCTCTAGTTTGACCGTAGCGAACTACAAATAACTTATCTAAACTTGCTTGCAAACTCTCCGAAAATTCGCCTCCCTGACGACGTTGGCAAACATTTGTTCCTTCAAAATTTCCCTCAGAAGTAACAGTAAAATTAGCTTCTAATTCAGCTAATTCTTCTGAAGTTAAAAGTTCTTCTAATTCTTCATAACTAAAGACATAAAATGCACCTTCCTCCGGTTCAGTTTCATCAGAATTAGTAAAACTATCCGCATCTTGTGCAGCATAGAAATAACCTTCAGGCGCAGTCATTTCGCGTTGTAACCATTCTACCGTTCCCGCGATCGCCTGAGCAAATGCAGGTTCTTCTCTCCCCAAACTCCACAAATTCGCCAAATACTCGATAATTTGTCCATTATCATAAAGCATCTTTTCAAAGTGGGGTACAGTCCAAGTTGAATCGACCGTATAACGATGAAAACCGCCCCCTACGTGGTCGTAAATACCTCCTAACGCCAAATCTAACCCTCGTTGCTGAGAAACTTCCTTAGCGTCATATTTCAACTGAAAATCAAATCTACTTCCTCGTAAAGTTAGTTCCGCATAAGGCATCATCGGAAAACTAGGAGTACCGTAATCCCGCCTCCCAATTACCGTCGTGTTAACTTCAATACCTTCCTTCAGTAAATCCTTAGTTAAAATTTTTGACTCAGAAACAGGCAAAATTGTTGAAGCTTGAAAATTAGCCATTAAATCAGCTTTAAAAGCCTGTAATTTCTCATTTTCTACATCATAAAAACGGCGGACAGCTTCGAGAACTTGTAAAAATCCTGGACGACCATAACGAGGTTCCACGGGAAAATAAGTTCCCCCATAAAAAGGTACTAGATCGTCAGGAGTAAGAAACACATTTAGGGGCCAACCGCCTTGACCTGTCATCATTTGTAATGCTTGCATGTAAATGCTGTCTAGGTCTGGTCTTTCCTCGCGGTCTAATTTGATTGGTAAAAAATTAGCATTCATAAAATCAGCGATCGCGCGATCGGAAAATGCTTCTGTTTCCATCACCGTACACCAGTGACAGCTAGAATAACCAATCGAAAGAAAAATAGGTTTATTCTCTTTTTTGGCAGTTTCTAAAGCTTCTTCACACCAATACCACCAGTCAATGGGATTTTCCGCGTGTTTGCGTAGATAAAGACTTTGGGCTTCAACAAGACGATTTGACATAATTAAAATTATTGGCTTCTATTTGGGCTGAAGTACAATGTTAGTTTATCTTCCGCAAGTAAAGTTTTAATCATAGAAAAGATAGATCTTCTCCAGTTGAGGAAGATTAACTACTCAAATTTCAGCTTTAAGTTACTATCAAATTACCCAACCAGCTAAAATTTTAGTTTTCTCTTTAGAAATCAATTTTTATGCAGCTTTCACCACGTTTTACCACAGCCCTCACTTGGGCAACTGAATTACACGCTAAGCAAATGCGTAAAGGATCGGGAGTTCCTTATATTTCTCACTTACTAGGAGTAACAGCGATCGCCTTAGAATACGGTGCAAATGAAGATGAAGCGATCGCTGCTTTACTTCATGATGCAATTGAAGATCGAGGTGGTGCGAAAACTAAGGCAGAAATTCGCCGTCGCTTTGGCGATACGGTGACAGAAATTGTTGTTGGCTGTACTGATACAGAAACCATTCCTAAACCCCCCTGGAGAGAACGCAAACAAGCTTATTTAGCTCATCTTCCTACGGCTTCAGTTTCAATCCGTTTAGTTTCTGCTGCTGATAAACTGCATAATTGTCGCTCGATTCTGCAAGATTATCGTCTCTTAGGTGACGAACTTTGGCAACGTTTTCAGGGTGGAAAAGAAGGTACTTTGTGGTACTATCGCTCTCTAGTGGAAGCTTTTCGTCAAGCTGATTTTAACCCTTTAGTTGCTGAGTTAAACCGAGTTGTTTGCGAGCTAGAAAATTTAGTAGCAAAATAAACAGCGACTAACTTTGAGTAAAATGACAGTAGGGAATAATATTTTTAACTTTCGCTCTGAGATTTTAGTTTAAGTGTCTATCGGGACTCTCTACGGGATTAGTGTAGGAACAGGCGACCCAGAATTAATTACAGTTAAGGGATTGCGACTGTTACAACAAGCAAAGGCGATCGCCTTTCCGGCTGGGGTTGGTGGCAAACTGGGAATGGCACAACAAATTGTTTCCTCGTGGCTGAGGCAGGAACAAACCCAACTAAGTTTAAATTTTCCTTACGTCCAGGAAAGTGAAGTTTTGATTCCCGCGTGGGAGCAAGCGGCAGAAAAAGTTTGGCAATATCTTCAGGTTGGGGAAGATGTCGCTTTTGCTTGTGAAGGAGATGTGAGTTTTTACAGTACGTTTAGCTATTTAGCTCAAACTTTGCAGCAGTTACACCCAGAAGCAGTGATTCAAGCGATACCGGGAGTTTGTTCCCCAATGGCAGCAACAGCAGCTTTAGGAGTACCTTTAACAGTTCGCGCTCAAAAACTTGCAATCTTACCTGCTCTTTATACAATGGGAGAGTTGGAAACAGTTCTTGATTGGGCGGATGTCGTGGTCCTGATGAAAATTAGTTCCGTCTACGAGCAAGTTTGGCAAATATTGCAGAAGCGATCGCTACTAGATCGCAGTTGGGTAGTCGAACGAGCAACTTTAAGCGACCAAAAGATTTATACTGGATTGCGATCGCGCTCTTCGCTCAAATTACCTTATTTCTCGATCTTGATCGTTCAAGTCTGTCCAGCAACTTATCCCGAAAGTGGATAGTCTTGATTACTGAAAAACTCTCAAGGGTTTAAAATTTGAGAAATATAGTGAAAAAATACTGATGTCAATTTAGGTTTAGAGTAATCAAGCTTTTGCGCTAATTCTGCCGATCGTTAAGAGAATTTACCAAAAATGGCTATTTCTTACAGTTCAATTATTAAAACTCTACCAGATAAATTAACTCAACCAGCGACTCTGGCTGTATTTGCTTCTGTGGGTATTCACGGTTTGCTCGGAGTATCCTTACCTAACTTACCGCTTTTTTCAGCTACGCCTAACCAAGGAACTTTACGCGATGTCAGGTTGGTAGAGTTAAGCGAAACTGAACAAAGTCGCTTACCAGATCTCTCGCCGCAACTCAATCCTTCGGAACTTCCTCACCTCAGTCAACTGTTACCAGTACAGAAGTCTACTACTTCTACTGGCACTACCAAAACCCCATCTACAGTTCTTCCTTCAACACCAACCAAGAACTTATCGATCGATAAATCCGTGACTCTCGGTAACAGTTCGCCAACTAAGGTTCCTTTACCGCCACCACCGCCAACCACGGTAGCTAAAGCAGGAGGTACAACGACTCCAGGAAAAACTCAATACGAAATTGAGCGATCGCAACGACTATCTTTATTTGCTAATTCTCCAGCTCATACAGCTTCGACTAAACCGCCTCTAGATGCAATCCAAGATCGGATCGCAGAAAATAATGCTCAAGATATTGCTAAAGTAAATAATCTTCCTTCTCCTCCTCCCACTACTGAAGCAACCCCACAGCAACAACCACCAGAACCCAATTTAGTGCAACCAACTAATGGGAATAATGGGAATAATTATGCGATCGCGCGCGAGCAAACTATTCCCTCCAATACTCTTCGCCGCGATGATACGATTCCCACTTTTGAATCAAATTCATCTGATGGCAAAGTAGATAAAGATTTAACCACCGCTTTAGTCGATCTTGAATCTACTCCCCAAACAACTACTACCGAAGATAAACAAAAATCAGACAAAAATTTAGCAGTTATTGCCGAACAAATCACCAATTCTTCAACCCCAGAAGTTTCACCCTCACCAGCAGAAGATGAGGAAAATAAGCCAACTAATCCTCAAGTTGCCCCAACTGTTCCTACTAGCGCAACTCCGGTAACTCCACCAGAAAATTCTCCCAACCCTGACAGCCCATCTCCTGCTACCCGACAACGGTTAAACCGAATCCAAATCAACCCCACTGAACCATCAAACTCAGATCCAAATCCAGTACCCACAGACGCATCAATCCTTACCCCAGAAGAATCAACTAACAATTCTTCTCCTTCCCCAGCAAGCTCTCTCGGTAATATTCAAGCAGATCCCGCAGCTTTGCAGGAACGAATTCAAAACCTAGAAACTGAGTCAAGTAACCGAAATAATCAACAAGCAAAAGCCAAATCTCCTACTTGGGAAACTACTGTAGCTCAGATACCACCACAAGAACAAAAACTCACCGGTATCTACCCAGAAAACGCTTGCGCTAAAAAATTAGAAGGTAATGTAATTTACGGAGTCTTGGTAGATTCCCAAGGAAATATTGCCGATCTCGAATTAATTAAAGGAACCGCTTACCAGGTTTTTAATCAACAAGCTCTCGAGCAAATTAAAGAACGCAAATTTGCCCCAGCTACCGGACAAGCACAACCTTATAAAATTAATGTCGAGTTTAAATATAACCAAGCCAATTGTCCGGCTCAAAATGGATAAACTTTTTCGCGTATTCCTGCCAAATTATTGCCAGTAATTATGATTATCTTCCTGGCAATGCTTTGGCAGGCATCATTTAAGTCAAATGTTACTGTAACCTCAAGTTTCTATTAATGCTTGAAATTCTTAAATTTTTCTGGAAATTTGCTTGAGAGATCGC of the Oscillatoria salina IIICB1 genome contains:
- a CDS encoding precorrin-2 C(20)-methyltransferase, which gives rise to MSIGTLYGISVGTGDPELITVKGLRLLQQAKAIAFPAGVGGKLGMAQQIVSSWLRQEQTQLSLNFPYVQESEVLIPAWEQAAEKVWQYLQVGEDVAFACEGDVSFYSTFSYLAQTLQQLHPEAVIQAIPGVCSPMAATAALGVPLTVRAQKLAILPALYTMGELETVLDWADVVVLMKISSVYEQVWQILQKRSLLDRSWVVERATLSDQKIYTGLRSRSSLKLPYFSILIVQVCPATYPESG
- a CDS encoding HD domain-containing protein, whose amino-acid sequence is MQLSPRFTTALTWATELHAKQMRKGSGVPYISHLLGVTAIALEYGANEDEAIAALLHDAIEDRGGAKTKAEIRRRFGDTVTEIVVGCTDTETIPKPPWRERKQAYLAHLPTASVSIRLVSAADKLHNCRSILQDYRLLGDELWQRFQGGKEGTLWYYRSLVEAFRQADFNPLVAELNRVVCELENLVAK
- a CDS encoding thioredoxin domain-containing protein — encoded protein: MSNRLVEAQSLYLRKHAENPIDWWYWCEEALETAKKENKPIFLSIGYSSCHWCTVMETEAFSDRAIADFMNANFLPIKLDREERPDLDSIYMQALQMMTGQGGWPLNVFLTPDDLVPFYGGTYFPVEPRYGRPGFLQVLEAVRRFYDVENEKLQAFKADLMANFQASTILPVSESKILTKDLLKEGIEVNTTVIGRRDYGTPSFPMMPYAELTLRGSRFDFQLKYDAKEVSQQRGLDLALGGIYDHVGGGFHRYTVDSTWTVPHFEKMLYDNGQIIEYLANLWSLGREEPAFAQAIAGTVEWLQREMTAPEGYFYAAQDADSFTNSDETEPEEGAFYVFSYEELEELLTSEELAELEANFTVTSEGNFEGTNVCQRRQGGEFSESLQASLDKLFVVRYGQTREEMQTFPPAKNNHEAKTGNWQGRIPPVTDTKMIVAWNSLTISGLARAYAVFQEKSYWELAIRAANFILDRQWVNGRFHRLNYEGKPAILAQSEDYAFFIKALLDLQACLPEETQWLEKAMEVQAEFDEYLWSIETGGYYNTAKDSSNDLLVRERSYTDNATPAANGVAIANLLRFFVINQDPELRDRAELALHSFSSIMEKAPQACPSLFTALDWYLHATLVRTTSEYLTRLKSQYFPTCSFKLANELPNSAIALVCQGLFCLDPSENEAQLLAQVKKSLIS
- a CDS encoding energy transducer TonB, whose product is MAISYSSIIKTLPDKLTQPATLAVFASVGIHGLLGVSLPNLPLFSATPNQGTLRDVRLVELSETEQSRLPDLSPQLNPSELPHLSQLLPVQKSTTSTGTTKTPSTVLPSTPTKNLSIDKSVTLGNSSPTKVPLPPPPPTTVAKAGGTTTPGKTQYEIERSQRLSLFANSPAHTASTKPPLDAIQDRIAENNAQDIAKVNNLPSPPPTTEATPQQQPPEPNLVQPTNGNNGNNYAIAREQTIPSNTLRRDDTIPTFESNSSDGKVDKDLTTALVDLESTPQTTTTEDKQKSDKNLAVIAEQITNSSTPEVSPSPAEDEENKPTNPQVAPTVPTSATPVTPPENSPNPDSPSPATRQRLNRIQINPTEPSNSDPNPVPTDASILTPEESTNNSSPSPASSLGNIQADPAALQERIQNLETESSNRNNQQAKAKSPTWETTVAQIPPQEQKLTGIYPENACAKKLEGNVIYGVLVDSQGNIADLELIKGTAYQVFNQQALEQIKERKFAPATGQAQPYKINVEFKYNQANCPAQNG